One genomic window of Acomys russatus chromosome 29, mAcoRus1.1, whole genome shotgun sequence includes the following:
- the B3galt6 gene encoding beta-1,3-galactosyltransferase 6, giving the protein MKVLRRAWRRRAVLGLGCLAFCSTALLYLARCAAEGDAPAAAAGAARPRAEAFLAVLVASAPRAIERRSAVRNTWLSQARRGGPVDVWARFAVGTGGLGSEERRALELEQAQHGDLLLLPGLRDAYENLTAKVLAMLTWLDEHVDFEFVLKADDDSFARLDALLVELRAREPARRRRLYWGFFSGRGRVKPGGRWREAAWQLCDYYLPYALGGGYVLSADLVHYLRLNREYLRLWHSEDVSLGAWLAPVDVQREHDPRFDTEYKSRGCSNQYLVTHKQSPEDMLEKQQMLLHRGQLCKQEVQSRLSYVYDWSAPPSQCCQRKEGIP; this is encoded by the coding sequence ATGAAGGTGCTCCGGCGCGCTTGGCGGCGCCGGGCGGTGCTGGGCCTAGGCTGCCTGGCGTTTTGCAGCACCGCTCTGCTGTACTTGGCGCGCTGCGCTGCCGAGGGCGACGCGCCCGCCGCTGCCGCCGGCGCCGCTCGGCCCCGCGCTGAGGCCTTCCTGGCGGTGCTCGTGGCCAGCGCGCCCCGCGCGATCGAGCGCCGCAGCGCGGTGCGCAACACGTGGCTGTCCCAGGCGAGGCGCGGCGGCCCCGTGGACGTGTGGGCGCGCTTCGCCGTGGGCACCGGCGGCCTGGGCTCGGAGGAGCGGCGCGCTCTGGAGCTGGAGCAAGCACAGCACGgggacctgctgctgctgcccggCTTGCGCGACGCCTACGAGAACCTCACGGCCAAGGTGCTGGCCATGCTGACCTGGCTGGATGAGCACGTGGACTTCGAGTTCGTGCTCAAGGCGGACGATGACTCCTTTGCGCGCCTGGACGCTCTGCTGGTGGAGCTACGCGCACGCGAGCCTGCCCGCCGCCGGCGCCTCTACTGGGGCTTCTTTTCTGGGCGCGGGCGCGTCAAGCCCGGAGGTCGCTGGCGAGAAGCTGCCTGGCAACTCTGCGACTACTACCTGCCCTACGCTCTGGGCGGTGGGTACGTCCTCTCTGCGGACCTGGTGCATTACCTGCGCCTCAACCGCGAGTACCTGCGCTTGTGGCACAGTGAAGACGTATCGCTGGGCGCCTGGCTGGCACCGGTGGATGTGCAGCGGGAGCATGACCCACGCTTCGACACGGAATACAAATCTCGAGGCTGCAGCAATCAGTACCTGGTGACACACAAACAGAGCCCGGAGGACATGCTGGAGAAGCAACAGATGTTGCTGCACAGGGGCCAGTTGTGCAAGCAGGAGGTGCAGTCGCGCCTCTCCTATGTCTACGACTGGTCAGCGCCACCCTCCCAGTGCTGCCAGCGCAAGGAGGGCATTCCCTGA
- the C1qtnf12 gene encoding adipolin, with amino-acid sequence MWVWAWAAGALLWLQTAGVRARQEPKKPRQLAVRVESPNITTSNHEGLPGSFKPPEASGPELSDAHMTWLNFVRRPDDGASRKRCRGRDKKSRGFSGLPGPPGPPGPPGPPGSPRVEFTPEALLQEFQEMLKEAAELRFSGLPDTLLPQKPSQQLVVEAFHCRLKGPVLVDKKTLVELKGFQAPTTQGAFLRGSGLSLALGRFTAPVSAIFQFSASLHVDHSELQGRGRLRTRDMIRVLICIESLCHRHTSLEAVSGLESNSRVFTVQVQGLLQLQSGQYVSVFVDNSSGAVLTVQNSSSFSGLLLGT; translated from the exons ATGTGGGTCTgggcctgggctgctggagccCTGCTCTGGCTACAGACCGCAGGAGTCCGGGCGCGGCAGGAACCCAAGAAGCCTCGGCAGCTGGCTGTGCGTGTGGAGTCCCCCAATATTACCACATCCAACCACGAGGGATTGCCAGGCTCCTTCAAG CCACCAGAAGCCTCTGGGCCTGAGCTCTCAGATGCCCACATGACGTGGCTGAACTTTGTCCGCCGGCCAGATGATGGGGCCTCTCGGAAACGGTGCCGTGGCCGGGACAAGAAGTCG CGAGGTTTCTCGGGTCTCCCAGGGCCCCCGGGACCCCCTGGCCCTCCTGGTCCCCCTGGCTCCCCTCGTGTGGAATTCACCCCAGAGGCCTTGCTGCAAGAATTTCAAGAGATGCTAAAAG AGGCCGCGGAACTTCGATTCTCAGGGCTACCAGACACATTGTTACCCCAGAAACCCAGCCAGCAGCTGGTGGTTGAAGCCTTCCACTGCCGCTTGAAAGGCCCTGTGCTGGTGGACAAGAAGACGCTGGTGGAGCTAAAAGGATTCCAGGCC CCTACTACCCAGGGTGCCTTCCTGCGAGGATCTGGCCTGAGCCTGGCCTTGGGCCGATTCACAGCCCCAGTCTCTGCCATCTTCCAGTTTTCTGCCAGCCTGCACGTGG ACCACAGTGAACTGCAGGGCAGAGGCCGGTTGCGTACCCGGGACATGATCCGTGTCCTCATCTGTATTGAGTCCCTGTGTCATCGCCACAC GTCCCTGGAGGCTGTATCAGGCCTGGAGAGCAACAGCAGGGTCTTCACGGTGCAGGTTCAGGGACTGCTGCAGCTGCAG TCTGGACAGTATGTCTCTGTGTTCGTGGACAACAGTTCTGGGGCAGTCCTCACCGTCCAGAACAGCTCCAGCTTCTCCGGACTACTTTTGGGGACATAG